In a single window of the Lynx canadensis isolate LIC74 chromosome E2, mLynCan4.pri.v2, whole genome shotgun sequence genome:
- the LRFN3 gene encoding leucine-rich repeat and fibronectin type-III domain-containing protein 3 produces MAVLPLLLCLLPLAPASSPSQPAAPSPCPRRCRCQTQSLPLSVLCPGAGLLFVPPSLDRRAAELRLADNFIAAVRRRDLANMTGLLHLSLSRNTIRHVAAGAFADLRALRALHLDGNRLTSLGEGQLRGLVNLRHLILSNNQLAALAAGALDDCAETLEDLDLSYNNLEQLPWEALGRLGNVNTLGLDHNLLASVPAGAFSRLHKLARLDMTSNRLTTIPPDPLFSRLPLLARPRGSPASALVLAFGGNPLHCNCELVWLRRLAREDDLEACASPPALGGRYFWAVGEEEFVCEPPVVTHRSPPLAVPAGRPAALRCRAVGDPEPRVRWVSPQGRLVGNSSRARAFPNGTLELLVTEPGDGGIFTCIAANAAGEATAAVELTVGPPPPPQLANSTSCDPPRDGDPDALTPPSAASASASASAKAADTAPPTDRGVQVTEHGATAALVQWPDQRPIPGIRMYQIQYNSSADDILVYRMIPADSRSFLLSDLASGRTYDLCVLAVYEDGATGLTATRPVGCSRFSTEPALRPCGAPHAPFLGGTMIIALGGVIVASVLVFIFVLLMRYKVHGGQPPGKAKAPAPVSSVCSQTNGALGPTPAPPAPEPAVPRAHTVVQLDCEPWRPSHEPTGP; encoded by the exons ATGGCCGTCCTTCCACTGCTCCTCTGCCTGCTGCCGCTGGCCCCCGCCTCGTCTCCATCCCAGCCAGCCGCACCCAGCCCGTGTccccgccgctgccgctgccAGACGCAGTCCCTGCCCCTAAGCGTGCTGTGCCCGGGGGCAGGCCTTCTGTTCGTGCCACCCTCGCTAGACCGCCGGGCAGCCGAGCTGCGCCTGGCGGACAACTTCATCGCGGCCGTGCGCCGCCGGGACCTGGCCAACATGACCGGCCTGCTGCATCTGAGCTTGTCGCGTAACACCATCCGCCACGTGGCAGCCGGCGCCTTTGCTGACCTGCGCGCCCTCCGTGCCCTGCACCTAGATGGGAACCGGCTGACCTCGCTGGGCGAGGGTCAGCTGCGCGGCCTGGTCAACTTGCGCCACCTCATCCTGAGCAACAACCAGCTGGCAGCCCTGGCGGCCGGTGCCCTGGATGACTGCGCCGAGACACTAGAGGATCTCGACCTCTCCTACAACAACCTGGAGCAGCTTCCCTGGGAGGCTTTGGGCCGCCTGGGCAATGTCAACACACTGGGCCTCGACCACAACCTGCTGGCCTCTGTGCCCGCTGGCGCCTTTTCCCGCCTGCACAAGTTGGCACGGCTGGACATGACCTCCAATCGCCTGACCACCATCCCGCCCGACCCGCTTTTCTCCCGCCTGCCGCTGCTAGCCAGGCCCCGAGGCTCACCTGCCTCCGCCCTGGTGCTGGCCTTCGGTGGGAACCCGCTCCACTGCAACTGCGAGCTGGTGTGGCTGCGGAGGCTGGCCAGGGAGGATGACCTGGAGGCCTGTGCCTCCCCACCCGCTCTGGGTGGCCGCTACTTCTGGGCTGTGGGCGAGGAGGAATTTGTGTGCGAGCCCCCTGTGGTGACTCACCGCTCGCCACCGCTGGCAGTGCCTGCAGGTCGGCCAGCTGCCCTGCGCTGCCGGGCAGTGGGGGACCCTGAGCCCCGTGTGCGTTGGGTGTCACCCCAGGGCCGGCTGGTGGGCAATTCGAGCCGTGCTCGTGCCTTCCCTAATGGGACGTTGGAGCTGCTGGTCACTGAGCCGGGCGATGGTGGCATTTTCACTTGCATTGCGGCCAATGCAGCTGGTGAGGCCACCGCTGCTGTTGAGCTGACCGTgggccccccgccacccccccagCTAGCCAACAGCACCAGTTGTGACCCCCCGCGGGACGGGGATCCTGATGCCCTCACCCCGCCCTccgctgcctctgcctctgcctccgcCTCCGCCAAGGCAGCTGACACTGCGCCCCCTACGGACCGTGGTGTCCAGGTGACTGAGCATGGGGCCACAGCTGCTCTTGTCCAGTGGCCAGATCAGCGGCCTATCCCGGGGATCCGCATGTACCAGATCCAGTACAACAGCTCAGCCGATGACATCCTCGTCTACAG GATGATTCCCGCCGACAGCCGCTCCTTCCTGTTGTCGGACCTGGCATCTGGCCGCACCTATGACCTGTGCGTGCTAGCGGTGTACGAGGACGGCGCCACCGGGCTGACGGCCACACGGCCAGTGGGCTGCTCCCGCTTCTCCACTGAGCCGGCGCTGCGGCCCTGTGGGGCCCCGCACGCACCCTTCCTGGGCGGCACCATGATCATCGCCCTTGGTGGAGTCATCGTGGCCTCGGTACTGGTCTTCATCTTCGTGCTGCTCATGCGCTACAAGGTGCACGGCGGCCAGCCCCCCGGCAAGGCCAAGGCACCTGCACCTGTCAGCAGCGTTTGTTCGCAGACCAACGGCGCCCTGGGCCCCACACCGGCCCCGCCTGCCCCTGAGCCTGCTGTGCCCAGGGCCCACACCGTGGTCCAGCTGGACTGTGAGCCCTGGAGGCCCAGCCACGAACCCACGGGACCCTAG